The Solanum lycopersicum chromosome 9, SLM_r2.1 genome window below encodes:
- the LOC138338473 gene encoding uncharacterized protein, with translation MTSYAKFMKDMVTKKRSACFEEDYRMQHCSVIATRSLVQKKKDPGAFTIPCTIELLHFAKELCDLGARINLMPLSIYKKLYSGDSKPTIMRLLMADQTVKRPIRILHHVLVKVELFIFLADFVILDNEVDFKVHKESGEIQMVSAISYKVESTCEVQIEERLGVEALATIMMNFESDGIEEYR, from the exons atgaccagttatgccaagtttatgaaggatatggttacaaagaaaagatcggcaTGTTTTGAGGAAGATTAccgaatgcaacattgtagtgttattgctacaaggtctcttgtgcaaaagaaaaaagatccgggcgctttcactattccatgtaccatCGAGTTGTTACACTTTGCTAAAGAACTATGTGATCTAGGTGCAagaataaatctcatgcctctctctatttacaagaaATTGTATTCGGGTGACTCAAAGCCCACAATTATGCGGTTACTGATGGCTGATCAAACAGTGAAGAGGCCTATTAGGATACTACATCATGTGTTAGTTAAGGTGGAGTTATTTATATTTCTGGCCGATTTCGTGATTCTTGACAATGAGGTGGATTTTAAG gtccataaAGAAAGTGGTGAGATCCAAATGGTATCTGCTATATCTTACAAGGTTGAGAGTACATGTGAGGTACAAATCGAAGAGCGACTTGGTGTTGAGGCACTAGCGACAATAATGATGAACTTTGagagtgatggtattgaagagtatCGATAA